One genomic region from Conexibacter woesei Iso977N encodes:
- a CDS encoding glycosyltransferase family 39 protein: MASTTTPLPPPAQLTSPLSRRATHARRRPAVLDRFGRVQAGLLAVLVLAALLCCWDLTRDGMSNTYYAAAVKSASESWKALFFGSLDPGSFITVDKPPLAIWMMGLSARVFGFSSFSMLLPDALCTIGAVALLHATVRRVTGSTPAALAAAALLAITPVTVAIARVNNPDALLILLLVASAYMVVRALESGRTKHLVWAGVFVGLAFMTKMLQGWMVVPALGATYLLAGLPALWTRVRQLAVAGVAMVVVSAAWPVAVTLWPGSRPYIGGSTDGSIWDLILGYNGFGRLFGENGGGGGASFGGEPGLLRLFNTEVGGQIAWLLPLAAVGLVAALVLTRRAPRTDRLRAGAVLFGVWALVHVAIFSTAKGTFHPYYTSALAPAVAALGGIGLVLLGTRVARSWVALGGAAVGVGATAALSVSLLDRTPDFHPWLRVAIPVAAVVAVLAAVALRLGAPRRVLAVAAVAAVVAVGAGPLSYSLASVGRSLNGNNVLAGPSEASAGGFGGMGGGAMRGGNGGPPSGGGTTGTRPSFSGGTPPSGAQQGAGGGGGMGGGGTLSTSVIKYLEAHQGSAKYLLAATGSQTTANIIISTGKAVVTIGGFSGSDPAPKVSQFVAMVRSGQVKYVLVGSGGGGGMGGSSSSDLTTWIKAHARQVSGVTVASGTLYAVSA; the protein is encoded by the coding sequence ATGGCCTCCACCACCACGCCCCTGCCGCCGCCCGCGCAGCTGACCTCGCCGCTGTCGCGGCGCGCGACCCACGCGCGCCGCCGCCCGGCGGTCCTCGATCGCTTCGGCCGGGTCCAGGCCGGGCTGCTCGCCGTGCTCGTCCTCGCCGCGCTGCTGTGCTGCTGGGACCTGACGCGCGACGGCATGTCCAACACCTACTACGCGGCCGCGGTCAAGTCGGCGAGCGAGAGCTGGAAGGCGTTGTTCTTCGGCTCGCTGGATCCCGGCTCGTTCATCACGGTGGACAAGCCGCCGCTGGCGATCTGGATGATGGGGTTGAGCGCACGCGTCTTCGGCTTCTCGTCGTTCTCCATGTTGTTGCCCGACGCGCTGTGCACGATCGGCGCGGTCGCGCTGCTGCACGCGACGGTGCGGCGAGTGACCGGCTCGACGCCGGCGGCGCTCGCGGCCGCGGCGCTGCTGGCGATCACGCCGGTGACGGTCGCGATCGCGCGCGTCAACAACCCGGACGCGCTGCTGATCCTGTTGTTGGTGGCCTCGGCCTACATGGTGGTCCGGGCGCTGGAGTCGGGCAGGACCAAGCACCTGGTCTGGGCGGGCGTGTTCGTCGGCCTGGCGTTCATGACCAAGATGCTCCAGGGCTGGATGGTCGTCCCGGCGCTCGGCGCGACCTACCTGCTGGCCGGCCTGCCGGCGCTGTGGACGCGGGTTCGGCAGCTCGCGGTCGCGGGCGTCGCGATGGTCGTCGTCTCGGCGGCGTGGCCGGTGGCCGTGACGCTGTGGCCGGGCAGCAGGCCCTACATCGGCGGGTCGACCGACGGCTCGATCTGGGATCTCATCTTGGGGTACAACGGCTTCGGCCGGCTGTTCGGCGAGAACGGCGGCGGGGGCGGCGCGAGCTTCGGCGGCGAGCCGGGCCTGCTGCGGCTGTTCAACACCGAGGTCGGCGGGCAGATCGCGTGGCTGCTGCCGCTGGCGGCGGTCGGGCTGGTCGCGGCGCTGGTGCTGACGCGGCGCGCGCCGCGGACCGACCGGCTGCGCGCGGGCGCGGTGCTGTTCGGCGTCTGGGCGCTGGTGCACGTGGCGATCTTCAGCACCGCGAAGGGCACGTTCCACCCGTACTACACGAGCGCGCTGGCCCCGGCGGTCGCGGCGCTGGGCGGGATCGGGCTGGTGCTGCTGGGCACGCGGGTCGCGCGGTCGTGGGTCGCGCTCGGTGGCGCGGCGGTCGGCGTCGGCGCGACGGCGGCGCTGAGCGTGTCGCTCCTGGACCGGACGCCGGACTTCCACCCGTGGCTGCGCGTGGCGATCCCGGTCGCGGCGGTGGTGGCGGTTCTGGCGGCCGTCGCGCTGCGGCTCGGCGCGCCGCGGCGGGTGCTGGCGGTCGCCGCCGTGGCGGCGGTCGTGGCGGTCGGCGCCGGGCCGTTGTCCTACAGCTTGGCCAGCGTCGGGCGCTCGCTCAACGGCAACAACGTGCTGGCCGGGCCGAGCGAGGCGAGCGCCGGCGGGTTCGGCGGCATGGGCGGCGGCGCGATGCGCGGCGGCAACGGCGGTCCGCCGAGCGGTGGCGGCACGACCGGCACGCGGCCGAGCTTCTCGGGCGGCACGCCGCCGAGCGGCGCGCAGCAGGGCGCCGGCGGTGGCGGCGGCATGGGCGGCGGCGGGACGCTGTCGACCAGCGTCATCAAGTACTTGGAGGCCCACCAGGGCAGCGCCAAGTACCTGCTCGCCGCGACCGGCTCGCAGACGACGGCCAACATCATCATCTCGACCGGCAAGGCGGTGGTGACGATCGGCGGCTTCTCGGGCAGCGACCCGGCGCCGAAGGTCAGCCAGTTCGTCGCGATGGTCAGGAGCGGGCAGGTCAAGTACGTCCTGGTCGGGAGCGGCGGTGGCGGCGGGATGGGCGGGAGCTCGTCCTCGGACCTGACCACCTGGATCAAGGCCCACGCCAGGCAGGTCTCCGGCGTGACCGTCGCCTCCGGGACGCTCTACGCGGTGAGCGCGTAG